One part of the Armatimonadota bacterium genome encodes these proteins:
- the rapZ gene encoding RNase adapter RapZ has protein sequence MRLVILTGISGAGRTAALRTLEDLGYFGVDNLPPALLTDLARRCQAQGDIEHMAVVMDLRAGHFFDTFPEAIAEARAAGFQIEVIYFDATEDALIKRFKETRRKHPLFEKAGSVAASITLERTKLAPVRDVADRVIDTSRLTTRDLAADLRARYATENRPGGLQITVVSFGFKYGLPIDADLVFDLRFLRNPHWEPALRSMSGLDQAVRDYIDEDPRAETFLKHIEDLLAFAVPCYRDEGKAYLTVGIGCTGGQHRSVYFGERITDFLKSLGYWVTLTHRELAYGG, from the coding sequence GTGCGCCTGGTCATCCTCACCGGTATCAGCGGAGCGGGGCGCACGGCGGCCCTGCGGACACTCGAGGACCTGGGCTATTTCGGGGTGGATAACCTCCCCCCCGCATTGCTCACCGATCTTGCGCGCCGCTGCCAGGCGCAGGGTGACATCGAGCACATGGCGGTCGTGATGGACTTGCGCGCCGGGCATTTCTTTGACACGTTTCCCGAAGCAATCGCCGAGGCGCGCGCGGCCGGATTCCAGATCGAGGTCATCTACTTCGACGCCACGGAAGACGCCCTAATCAAGCGATTCAAGGAGACCCGGCGCAAACACCCGCTGTTCGAAAAGGCGGGCTCTGTTGCGGCCAGCATCACCCTGGAGCGCACGAAACTCGCTCCCGTGCGGGATGTCGCCGACCGCGTGATCGACACCTCGCGGCTCACCACACGGGACCTGGCCGCGGACCTCCGCGCCCGCTACGCCACCGAAAACCGCCCGGGCGGTCTCCAGATCACCGTTGTCTCCTTCGGCTTCAAGTACGGCCTGCCCATTGACGCCGACCTGGTGTTCGACCTCCGATTCCTGCGAAACCCTCACTGGGAGCCGGCCCTCCGCAGCATGAGCGGCCTGGACCAGGCGGTCCGCGACTACATCGACGAGGATCCGCGCGCCGAGACGTTTCTGAAGCATATCGAGGATCTCCTGGCGTTCGCCGTGCCGTGCTACCGTGACGAAGGCAAGGCCTACCTCACGGTCGGCATCGGCTGCACGGGCGGGCAGCATCGCAGCGTCTATTTCGGCGAACGAATCACCGACTTCTTGAAGAGCCTGGGCTATTGGGTAACGCTAACGCACCGGGAACTGGCCTATGGAGGCTGA
- a CDS encoding YvcK family protein, producing the protein MRVISLFKWLYPGMRVKRWLFLMGVGIVSMAVGAYLAIGLNVVDYLNDAARWLFLKTGQDLSTFSTHLGVALIIAGILAVLYSVFRIVWSISDVLAPNRTEGLSELVYRQRYLSHGQRIVVIGGGTGLGTMLRGLKRYTSNLTAIVTVADDGGSSGRLMREYNVLPPGDIRNCLVALADNEGLMSDLFQYRFEGKGEGLAGHSFGNLLLLAMGAVTGSFDEAIRETSRVLAIRGRVLPSTLEQVGLVAELADGTVMRGESAIGHHPGGNPIHRVSLDPSNVQPLDEALEAIAEADAVIIGPGSVFTSIIPNLLVPGIVDALRTTSARRIYVCNVMTQPGETEGFSAADHVNAIEQHIGKGIIEMALVNIGIPSHEVLERYAEQQAHAVRADFEGLEGMGCHAMAADFLNETDLVRHDPDKLAAAIMEMVA; encoded by the coding sequence ATGAGAGTTATTTCGCTGTTCAAATGGTTGTACCCGGGCATGCGCGTCAAGCGCTGGCTCTTTCTCATGGGCGTCGGCATCGTCTCCATGGCGGTCGGCGCCTACCTCGCCATCGGGCTGAACGTCGTCGACTACCTCAATGACGCGGCGCGCTGGCTCTTCCTCAAGACCGGACAAGACCTGTCGACATTCTCCACGCATCTGGGCGTTGCGCTAATCATCGCGGGCATCCTGGCGGTCCTGTACTCGGTGTTCCGTATCGTATGGTCCATCAGCGACGTGCTTGCCCCGAATCGTACCGAGGGACTCAGCGAGCTCGTGTACCGCCAGCGCTACCTCTCCCACGGGCAGCGGATCGTGGTCATTGGCGGCGGCACCGGCCTGGGGACCATGCTCCGCGGCCTGAAGCGCTACACCAGCAACCTCACCGCCATCGTCACCGTTGCAGATGACGGCGGCTCGTCCGGCCGCCTGATGCGAGAGTACAACGTGCTGCCGCCGGGCGATATCCGCAACTGCCTCGTCGCCCTGGCGGACAACGAAGGCCTGATGTCCGACCTGTTCCAATACCGTTTCGAAGGCAAAGGCGAAGGGCTCGCAGGCCATTCGTTCGGCAACCTGCTGCTGCTGGCCATGGGCGCAGTGACCGGCAGTTTCGATGAGGCGATTCGCGAAACGAGCCGGGTCCTGGCGATTCGCGGCCGCGTGCTGCCCTCCACGCTGGAACAGGTCGGCCTCGTCGCGGAGTTGGCGGATGGCACGGTGATGCGCGGTGAAAGCGCCATCGGACATCACCCCGGCGGAAACCCGATCCATCGGGTTTCCCTCGACCCGTCGAACGTTCAGCCCCTGGACGAAGCGCTGGAAGCTATCGCGGAGGCCGACGCGGTCATCATCGGACCGGGGAGCGTTTTTACCAGCATCATCCCCAACCTGCTGGTCCCAGGCATCGTGGATGCGCTGCGAACGACGTCCGCCCGCCGCATTTACGTTTGCAATGTGATGACCCAACCGGGCGAGACCGAGGGATTCAGCGCCGCCGATCACGTGAACGCCATCGAGCAGCACATCGGCAAAGGGATCATCGAGATGGCGCTCGTCAACATAGGGATTCCGAGTCATGAGGTACTGGAGCGCTACGCCGAACAGCAAGCCCACGCCGTCCGCGCCGACTTCGAGGGCCTGGAAGGGATGGGCTGCCACGCGATGGCGGCCGACTTCCTGAACGAGACCGACCTCGTCCGCCACGACCCGGACAAACTGGCGGCCGCCATTATGGAGATGGTGGCCTGA
- a CDS encoding aldehyde dehydrogenase family protein produces the protein MKQFKNYINGEWVPAQSGETFQDLNPANRGDVIGEFPKSGKAEIDAAVASARAAYKTWRLVPAPRRAEFLFKAAEEMVRRKEELAQEMTREMGKVISEARGDVQEAIDMMYFIAGEGRRAHGYSAPCELPNKQAWCERQPIGVCGLITPWNFPSAIPVWKLAPSLVMGNAVVFKPASDTPLLATRLVEILVHAGIPGGALNLVHGPGSVCGAALVSHPDVDLVSFTGSSDVGRDISSGCAPTFKRVSLEMGGKNAIIVMDDADLDLAVDGCIWGAFGTSGQRCTASSRIIVHKAVVAEFTKKMTERAKALRLGDGLLATTDVGPVINAAAAKKIVSYIEIGKAEGATLLCGGGMASGGALADGNFVQPTLFGDVKPGMRIAQEEIFGPVTVIIPVGSLDEAIDAANNTQFGLSASIFTSNVNNAFRAARDVYTGIFYMNAATIGAEIQFPFGGTRATGNGHREGGEQVLDVFSEWKTVYVDYSGTVQKAQIDV, from the coding sequence ATGAAGCAGTTCAAGAACTACATAAATGGGGAGTGGGTGCCCGCGCAGAGCGGCGAAACGTTCCAGGATCTCAACCCGGCGAACCGTGGCGATGTGATTGGCGAGTTCCCGAAGTCCGGGAAGGCCGAGATCGACGCCGCGGTGGCGTCCGCACGCGCCGCGTATAAGACGTGGCGGCTCGTTCCGGCGCCGAGACGCGCGGAGTTTCTCTTCAAGGCCGCGGAGGAAATGGTCCGCCGCAAAGAGGAACTGGCGCAGGAAATGACGCGGGAGATGGGCAAGGTCATCAGCGAAGCCCGCGGCGACGTTCAGGAAGCCATCGATATGATGTACTTCATCGCTGGAGAAGGCCGTCGGGCCCACGGCTACTCCGCCCCGTGCGAGCTTCCCAACAAGCAGGCCTGGTGCGAGCGCCAGCCCATCGGCGTATGCGGCCTCATCACCCCGTGGAACTTCCCTTCGGCCATCCCGGTGTGGAAGCTCGCGCCGTCCCTCGTGATGGGCAACGCGGTCGTTTTCAAGCCGGCGTCGGACACGCCGCTGCTCGCGACGCGCCTTGTGGAAATCCTGGTGCACGCCGGCATACCCGGCGGGGCATTGAACCTGGTTCACGGCCCCGGCTCCGTGTGCGGCGCGGCGCTGGTGAGCCACCCCGATGTGGATCTCGTCTCCTTCACGGGCAGCAGCGATGTCGGCCGCGACATCAGCTCCGGCTGCGCTCCCACTTTCAAGCGCGTGAGCCTGGAAATGGGCGGCAAGAACGCGATCATCGTCATGGATGATGCCGACCTCGACCTCGCCGTCGATGGCTGCATATGGGGCGCCTTCGGCACCAGCGGCCAGCGCTGCACCGCGAGCTCGCGCATCATCGTCCACAAGGCCGTCGTGGCCGAGTTCACGAAAAAGATGACCGAACGCGCGAAAGCGCTGCGCCTCGGCGACGGACTCCTCGCGACGACCGACGTTGGACCCGTGATCAACGCGGCCGCGGCGAAGAAGATCGTCTCCTACATCGAGATCGGGAAGGCCGAGGGCGCAACCCTGCTCTGCGGCGGCGGAATGGCGTCCGGCGGCGCGCTGGCGGACGGCAATTTCGTGCAGCCGACACTGTTCGGCGATGTGAAGCCGGGCATGCGGATCGCCCAGGAAGAGATCTTCGGGCCGGTGACCGTAATCATACCGGTCGGAAGCCTGGATGAAGCGATCGATGCCGCGAACAACACCCAGTTCGGGCTCAGCGCCAGCATCTTTACCTCCAACGTCAACAACGCGTTCCGCGCGGCCCGCGATGTCTACACCGGCATCTTCTACATGAATGCCGCGACCATCGGCGCCGAGATCCAGTTCCCGTTCGGCGGCACCCGCGCCACAGGCAACGGCCACCGCGAAGGCGGCGAGCAGGTGTTGGACGTCTTCAGCGAGTGGAAGACCGTGTACGTGGACTACAGCGGCACCGTTCAGAAGGCCCAGATAGACGTGTAA
- a CDS encoding MFS transporter, which produces MSLPAEQSQPSPLSVLGQRNFRLYWGGQLVSLTGGWMQQTAMAWVTMTIVHSAMALGVMNVVAAIPPAVLMLHGGVAADKLDKRRILMVTQTLFMVVSFVLAYLVWAHRLSYWHIIIASLISGVGMAFDLPANQALVPELVDREQIPAAVQLNQAIFHGSRMIGPGFAGAMIRFLGEYSAFVANGISFLPVIGTLAVIRSIRPSESHVSGSATEAMREGFAYVRVRPQLLALLGMTALTTTLVFPNFAILMPFYVKNVLKMDAAAVGLVMSVGGGAAFLSAMSLLVVPEQKRVTRIGHGFVGICTAMIILWAGPALGQTGVRPGSLNLAMTCLGVAVMSASVTSALGLGATILQQTVPDELRGRVMSLQSLTFIGIMPFGALMTTALVDAMTMPNELLLAAGVYGLGAAYLLGRLKNAHAEGATEG; this is translated from the coding sequence GTGAGTTTGCCGGCCGAACAATCCCAACCGTCACCGCTGTCCGTCCTGGGGCAGAGGAACTTCCGCCTGTACTGGGGCGGCCAGTTGGTTTCCCTCACCGGCGGGTGGATGCAGCAGACCGCGATGGCGTGGGTCACGATGACCATCGTTCACTCGGCGATGGCGCTGGGGGTGATGAATGTCGTGGCGGCTATCCCGCCGGCGGTGCTGATGCTCCACGGTGGAGTGGCCGCGGACAAATTGGATAAGCGCCGGATCCTCATGGTCACCCAGACGCTCTTCATGGTTGTCTCCTTCGTACTGGCCTACCTGGTCTGGGCGCATCGACTGAGCTATTGGCACATCATCATCGCATCCCTGATCTCGGGAGTTGGGATGGCATTCGATCTGCCCGCGAACCAGGCTCTGGTGCCGGAACTGGTCGATCGCGAACAGATTCCGGCCGCGGTTCAGTTGAACCAGGCGATCTTCCACGGCTCACGCATGATCGGTCCCGGTTTCGCGGGCGCGATGATCCGCTTCCTCGGCGAATACAGCGCCTTTGTTGCCAACGGGATCAGCTTTCTGCCCGTGATCGGCACGCTCGCGGTCATCCGCAGCATCCGCCCGTCCGAATCGCACGTGTCCGGTTCCGCCACGGAGGCGATGCGCGAAGGGTTTGCTTACGTACGGGTGCGGCCGCAATTGTTGGCCCTGCTGGGTATGACCGCGCTGACGACGACCCTCGTATTCCCCAACTTCGCGATCCTGATGCCGTTCTACGTTAAGAACGTGCTCAAAATGGACGCGGCCGCGGTGGGCCTGGTGATGTCGGTTGGCGGCGGCGCGGCGTTCCTCTCGGCGATGTCGCTGCTCGTTGTCCCGGAGCAGAAACGGGTGACGAGGATCGGGCACGGCTTTGTGGGCATCTGTACGGCGATGATCATCCTCTGGGCCGGCCCGGCGCTGGGACAGACCGGCGTGCGACCGGGGTCGTTGAACCTGGCGATGACTTGCCTCGGGGTGGCCGTTATGTCCGCATCCGTGACGTCGGCGCTCGGCCTTGGCGCAACCATCCTGCAGCAGACGGTGCCGGACGAATTGAGGGGACGCGTGATGAGCCTGCAGAGCCTCACGTTCATCGGCATCATGCCGTTCGGAGCGCTCATGACAACCGCGCTGGTAGATGCGATGACGATGCCCAATGAGTTATTGCTGGCGGCAGGCGTGTATGGTCTCGGCGCGGCGTACCTGCTAGGCAGACTCAAGAATGCACACGCTGAAGGGGCCACGGAAGGATGA
- a CDS encoding phage holin family protein, with protein MGFITRLVMNALALWLTVLLGQKMGIEGLGFKAGAQPANAIFATVVMVLVLTVVNATIGLLLKFLTTPLNCLTLGLFSFVINALMFMLAAAVVNQLGYGFRVDTFGAGLFGSVVMGIISAVATALVHDADKGKKDED; from the coding sequence ATGGGTTTCATCACTCGGTTGGTCATGAATGCTTTGGCGCTCTGGCTCACCGTTCTGCTGGGACAGAAGATGGGCATCGAGGGGCTCGGCTTCAAGGCCGGCGCCCAGCCGGCGAATGCCATATTCGCGACGGTCGTCATGGTGCTGGTCCTCACGGTGGTCAACGCGACCATCGGTTTGCTGCTCAAATTCCTGACGACGCCGCTCAACTGCCTTACACTGGGACTGTTTTCCTTCGTCATCAACGCCCTGATGTTCATGCTCGCGGCCGCGGTGGTTAACCAGCTCGGCTACGGCTTCCGCGTCGACACGTTCGGCGCGGGACTCTTCGGATCCGTGGTCATGGGCATCATCAGCGCCGTAGCGACCGCCCTCGTTCACGACGCCGACAAGGGCAAAAAGGACGAGGACTGA
- a CDS encoding GDSL-type esterase/lipase family protein has product MNHPRIACLALVSLCAVPAIAQTAGGPKPTPAGSKDWPGKGYAGAYPLWVERRAAFWKDREKDQGAVVFFGDSITQGWRTVDKAFPTLKVANRGISSDTSKGLLWRLQEDVLDLHPRAVVMLIGINDIAGGVSPSDVAWNIRAMVDRMRAANPKMPVILCKVMPWKEVPGKSPSRVMQTNALIESIAIGRPQVAVCDTFSPFATSEGVCRKEEFPDLLHPNEAGHVKWTAALTPVMKKMGIL; this is encoded by the coding sequence ATGAATCATCCCAGGATTGCCTGCCTGGCATTAGTTTCGTTGTGTGCCGTTCCAGCGATTGCTCAGACCGCCGGCGGACCAAAGCCCACGCCGGCCGGCAGCAAGGACTGGCCGGGCAAAGGGTATGCCGGCGCCTACCCGCTTTGGGTGGAGCGCCGTGCGGCATTCTGGAAAGACCGCGAGAAGGATCAGGGCGCCGTCGTATTCTTCGGCGACAGCATCACCCAGGGCTGGCGGACGGTTGACAAGGCATTCCCGACGCTCAAAGTCGCCAACCGCGGAATCAGCAGCGATACCAGCAAAGGCCTGCTCTGGCGCCTTCAGGAAGACGTGCTGGACCTCCACCCGCGCGCCGTGGTTATGCTGATCGGCATCAACGACATCGCCGGAGGCGTAAGCCCGTCGGACGTCGCCTGGAATATCCGGGCGATGGTGGATCGGATGCGCGCGGCCAACCCGAAAATGCCGGTCATCCTGTGCAAAGTGATGCCGTGGAAAGAGGTGCCGGGCAAATCGCCGTCGCGAGTGATGCAGACGAACGCGCTCATCGAGAGCATCGCCATCGGAAGGCCACAGGTCGCGGTGTGCGACACCTTCTCGCCGTTCGCCACGTCGGAAGGCGTCTGTCGCAAAGAGGAATTCCCCGACCTGCTGCACCCCAACGAAGCCGGCCACGTGAAGTGGACTGCCGCGCTCACGCCGGTCATGAAGAAGATGGGGATTCTGTGA